In a genomic window of Erinaceus europaeus chromosome 12, mEriEur2.1, whole genome shotgun sequence:
- the TMEM238L gene encoding transmembrane protein 238-like: MLLGRPWGRCSPGRCVLFLILALLCDALGLVLLLLGILASLDYWDFLVYTGALILAFSLLFWIAWYSLNIEVSLEKLDL; the protein is encoded by the coding sequence ATGCTCCTGGGGAGGCCCTGGGGAAGATGCAGCCCTGGGCGCTGCGTTCTCTTCCTCATCTTGGCACTCCTGTGCGATGCGTTGGGTCTGGTCCTTTTGCTTCTGGGCATCTTGGCGTCACTCGACTACTGGGACTTCTTAGTCTACACAGGAGCCCTAATCCTGGCTTTCAGTTTGCTGTTCTGGATCGCCTGGTATTCCCTCAATATTGAGGTTTCTCTTGAGAAGCTGGACTTGTAG